A single genomic interval of Stieleria maiorica harbors:
- a CDS encoding YaiI/YqxD family protein — protein sequence MVIWVDADAAPREVKEVVFRAADRLGIETVLVANTAQSIPKSAVTVRSVVVRQGANVADQYIVVHSQVGDLAITADIPLAAQLVDKQVAVIDPRGDEYNPSNIASRLSMRDFLDQLRGTGAATGGAAPYGAKDKKAFAAAFDRLLTKLARPQA from the coding sequence ATGGTGATCTGGGTGGATGCCGATGCAGCGCCGCGAGAGGTGAAGGAGGTCGTTTTTCGCGCGGCCGATCGATTGGGGATCGAAACCGTCTTGGTTGCCAACACGGCCCAGTCGATTCCCAAGTCGGCGGTCACCGTGCGGTCGGTGGTCGTCCGCCAGGGGGCCAACGTCGCCGACCAGTACATCGTTGTCCATAGCCAAGTCGGGGATCTGGCGATCACCGCAGATATCCCCTTGGCGGCCCAATTGGTCGACAAGCAGGTCGCGGTGATCGACCCGCGCGGCGATGAATACAACCCATCCAATATCGCCTCTCGCCTGTCGATGCGGGATTTTTTGGACCAGCTGCGCGGGACCGGTGCGGCGACCGGCGGTGCGGCGCCCTACGGTGCGAAAGACAAAAAAGCCTTCGCGGCCGCGTTCGATCGCTTGCTGACAAAACTGGCGCGACCCCAAGCGTAA